A region of the Mycoplasma capricolum subsp. capricolum ATCC 27343 genome:
TGATAATTAGCTTTTTTATTATTTAAAAATGGAATAAAACTAGTAGCAAGTTGATCTTTTTTACTAATAACATTTTGAGATTGAAACCCAAAAGCTAGTTGAGTCTTTCTAGAATCATTTGTTAAATAAGATTTAATAAAAGGTGGAGCATAACCTAAAACTAAATTTAAAATTTTTTCTTTTCAATCAGTATCTTTTTGAACTTTACTATCAAAAACAACTTCTAGTATTCTTGAAACAAATTGAGTCAAAGGTTGAGTTGTGATGTTTAAAAAATCTAGTTTTGCTTTATCATTTTCAAAATGTTTGTTAAGATCTGCGTCATTTAAAATATATGCATATAATTGTTCAATATTACCAATTAAAATACTTCTGCTATTTGCAATACTTAACTGATAAACTGCTCAATCTAATAAATTAGTATATAAATCAGAAATACCACTTTCTAAATAGTTTTTAATAAATGACTTATAAGGAGTTAAAATTTCAGCTTTATTAGCATCTTTGTTATTTATTTTATAAATCAAATTAGGTAATATTGATGAATTTTGTACTGATAAAGTATAACTATTTGGGTCATCATAATAACTAATATTTTGATGAGTTGTTTTAATTGTTTTATAGCTATTGTCTAAATTTTGATGACCATTTCAAAGATTAATAACATCTTTTCCTAATGGAGTATTAGTAACATTATTAAAAATTTGATACTCATTATTGTAATTAATATTTTTAAAATAAGTATCTTTGGTATGTATTGCAATTGATGGAATTGCAATTCCTACTGAAGTAAATAAAGTTGCTATAAATAATAAAATTAATAACAAACTAAATGGTTTTTTTCCAGATTCAGTTAGCTTTAACATTAATAAAGTATTAAACTTTAACCTTTTAAATAAATATTTAGATAATCAATCTGTAATCTTTGGTTTTGATCACTTTTTAGTGTGATTAATAACTTCTAATACTGGTTTATTAATATTAATTACAGCAACAATAAATGAAAATAATCCAATTAAAATTCCAAAAATAATAACACTAATTATGATTGAAATTCAATCAAATTCAATTACTTCAACTTTTAAACTAAAATAGTCTTTAAAAATTCCAACGAAAGGTACTTGTAAAATTGTTCCTAACATTCAACCTATTGGAATAGGAATAAAAACTAAAATTAAAGCATATCAAATATAAGAACTAGCTATAGTTTTACTATAAACTCCATTTGCTTTTAAAATACCTATTTGTTTTGCATTAGCTTGGATTGATTTAATAACTCCTACAAATACAGCTAAAGCTGAAATAAGAGCAATTAGACTAGAAGTTAAAAAAGTAGCTAAAGAATATCAAAAAGTAATTTTTTGATACAAAGTTCAATTTAATGAATACCAAGACTTATCAAAACTTAAAGTTTTATAAAAAGTATCTGCTTTATTTTGGCTATTATAAGCCTTAATATTTTCTCTAATCTTATTAGCTTTTGAAAAATGATCTAAATAAACATTTTTTAAATTAGCATCGTTATTTTTTTTAATTAAAAAGAAATTATAAATTGTTGTTTGATCGTTATTGCTTGGATCAGTTTGATCTCCAATAATTTGATTAATTGTTTTATCACTAGCATAAACTAATCCACCTGAATCAGATTTTGGTAAAGGAACATTTGGATCTGAAGTTGGGAAAAATGAATAAGTATCAACAGCATACCCTGAAACTATTAATCCAACTGCTTGACCTAAATTAATACTAGAACCAATTTTTATTTTATTAGCTTTAGCAAATTGTCTACTAATAGTAATTTGACTAGCATTTAAAGATTTATTTCCATTTAAAACTAAATAATTTGTATGTTTTTGATTTGAAATATTAACAATTCTAAATGTTTTTTTAGTAATTGGATCATTAAAAATTATTTCAGGTCTTATGTATAAATCATATCCATTAGTAATGGCTGCTAATTTGTGATGAGTTAAAAATGCACTAGTTATTAAAAAATCTTTACTAGTAGAGTTATTAATATCTTGACTAGAAATAAAAAAACCAGAAGCTTTATTAGTAATATTTAAAAAAGGATTAGCATTTAAAGTTAATAAATCAACTAAATCATTATTTTTAAAAATTTCAGGTAACTTATCAACATTTTGTGTGTAAATATTTGAACCTGATAAAAACCCTCTTAATTCATTTGTTTCACTATATTGAACTACTTTTTCAATATTAATGTTTTTATTTTCTTCTTTTATAAAAACAATTAGTGGTCTTAAAATTCCTTTAAAACCTTTTTCAATAATGTCATTAAAGAAATTATCTTCTTTATTTTTATTTAAAAAATTCATTTTTTCAAATTCTGTTTTTAAAACAGTTTTATTAAAATGAGTAGTATATTTATTTTGGTTTGTAGTAATATATTTTTCTCTAAGTGAATAATTTAAGTTTTCTTCAAATTTAATTCCAAATAAAAATTCATACACAATTTTAGATATATTATCTTTTTGATCTTTTCATTTATCATGTCTTATAAAAGTTCTAATTGTTTTAAATAAATATTGAGAAAAAGATTCAAAAGCATAATAAGAATAATAATAAATTTTTAACTCTTCAGGATGTTCTTTTTCTAATTTATCAATTAGTTCTTTATTATTTAAAAACTCTAATCAAGTAAATGGTTTGTTATCTTTTAAAAAGTGTTTAAACCAATTTGGATTAGTTTTAGTATACTTACTAATAACTGTGTTATTAATTGCTTGATCATTTTTATTTAATAAATCAATCATTGTACTAAATAATAAGTCATTAATTACAAAATCAAAGTCTTCTTGATTTTTAGCTACTTCTTCATCTTTTTGATCTTTTAAAAATAAATTTTTATTTTTATCACTAGTTCAATTTTTTTTAAATTCATCTGAACCAATTACTTTAGTTAATAAAGTTTCTTTTCCATAAAATTTATTAAAATATAAATTAAAATTACTAAAACCTTCATCATTAAATCCAGTATATTCTTTGTTTATAAAATCAAAAATAGGAACAAATAAAGGATCACCATTTTCTGGTTTTGCTTTATTTCCTACAACTATTTGATAAGTTGAATCAAATTTTTGACTTTTAGAATTATTAACTATTTGATCATATGCTGTTTTTAAACGTTTGTTAGTTGTAAAAGAAATTGTTAAAATACTAGAAGCTATAAAAGTTAAAAAAATAATAATAATTAATTGTAATTTAAATTTTATGATTCATTTTAAGCCCTGTTTAAGCATTAAAAATAAATTACTCATCTATTGCTTGTCCATATCTAATTAGTTATAAAATAAAATAATGTCGATAAAATTTTATAAGTATTTATTTAAAATACAAACATTAATGAGTTATTTTTTTAAAAATAAAAAAATAAAAATAAAAAATAATAGTAATTATTGTAAAAAATAGTAATTAATTATATAGATTATTATTTAAAAAATCAAGTATTGATAAGTAATTTAGCACTATATAAAATATCTGCGACAAAAATTTTATATAGAGGTAATATGAAAAAATCTGTTAAAAAGGCAAAGCCGTGAATAATTAGTTTAATAGTGGTTTTTGCTTTTATTAGCGGATTTTTGTTTTTCATTAAATCTTATGTAGATTCATCAAAACAAAACTATATTAATAAAATTCAAAACTATATTGATGCGAGCTCTTATTTAGCTAAAAGTAAAATCTTAAAAAATGTTGAAGATTTAAATGAAGATTATGTTAACCAAAAATTAAGTGAACAATATATAGAACAAGAATTTGGTAAAGATTTTATTTGAAAACCAGAAAATAATAATACTAATTTAAATAACAAAGTATCAGATATTTATCGAACTTATTTTGGAAAATCAATTGATGTAATTGAAAAAGATTTAAAACTACAATACAGAGATAGTGATAAAAACTTAGTTGATATTACTGATTTAAAAAATGGAGAGTTCATTCCTAAAAACATTGATAAAATTGCAACTTTAAGTAAGTCTTCTGAAGATTTTTTAAATGGGTTTTCTCCTTCTTTTGCTTCTTTAGGATTATCTTTATTTAAATCTCAAGTAATAAAAAATCAAGATAATTTAAATAAAATCAAAAATAACCAATTTCTTAAACAAATTGTTGATTTTATTAACAATAATCAACCACTTATCAAATTACTAACAAAGATTTTTTCAACTAAAAAATTAGAAAAGGATTATTATAAAGATTTAACTATTAAACAAGCCTTTAATAAAAATATTAATTTAATTAATACTAGTTTAACTAATAAAAGTTATGAAAAACATGATGAAGATCATTTTGCTGATGATTTAAGTGATTTTGTAATTGAAAATGTTACTAAAATAGTTAAAGAAGAATGAAATAAAAAAGACAAAGTTGAAATTATAGATAAATTTAAAAATATTTTTAATAGATTAAAAGATTATTTTTTTAAATTTAATTATTTAAAAATAGTTGATAACTTATTTAGATATGTTCAATCTGAACTATATTTTAGTATGTATTATGTAGTTAATGAAGATTTAACAGACCCAAGTCAGTTATTAGATCAAAAAATAGAAGACAAAAAATTTAAAGCTTTAGTTAATAATAAATTAGATTTTAGTTTATTAATTAATGGTTTAACTAAAGTTTTAGAAAGTAAAAAATATACAACTAGATTATTAGATTTTTTATTTAAAAGAGCAGATAAATCTAAGATTTATTTTGATCATCACAAAATTCCAGAAAATGTTGGAACAAGTAGTCTTATACTAGATCTTATAAATTTTGTACAAAAAACCATTTTAAAAACTAATAAGTTAATTAGAGATGCAATTGAAGGTTTAGAAGATTATATTGAAAAAAATATGTATGAGTTGAGAAATAAAATAACCACATATATAAGATCATTTTTAGATAAGAATGTTAGTAAATTTTCTAACTCAGTTCACTTTGGTTATATTCATAATAGTGAAGACTACAATAAATT
Encoded here:
- a CDS encoding ABC transporter permease, translating into MSNLFLMLKQGLKWIIKFKLQLIIIIFLTFIASSILTISFTTNKRLKTAYDQIVNNSKSQKFDSTYQIVVGNKAKPENGDPLFVPIFDFINKEYTGFNDEGFSNFNLYFNKFYGKETLLTKVIGSDEFKKNWTSDKNKNLFLKDQKDEEVAKNQEDFDFVINDLLFSTMIDLLNKNDQAINNTVISKYTKTNPNWFKHFLKDNKPFTWLEFLNNKELIDKLEKEHPEELKIYYYSYYAFESFSQYLFKTIRTFIRHDKWKDQKDNISKIVYEFLFGIKFEENLNYSLREKYITTNQNKYTTHFNKTVLKTEFEKMNFLNKNKEDNFFNDIIEKGFKGILRPLIVFIKEENKNINIEKVVQYSETNELRGFLSGSNIYTQNVDKLPEIFKNNDLVDLLTLNANPFLNITNKASGFFISSQDINNSTSKDFLITSAFLTHHKLAAITNGYDLYIRPEIIFNDPITKKTFRIVNISNQKHTNYLVLNGNKSLNASQITISRQFAKANKIKIGSSINLGQAVGLIVSGYAVDTYSFFPTSDPNVPLPKSDSGGLVYASDKTINQIIGDQTDPSNNDQTTIYNFFLIKKNNDANLKNVYLDHFSKANKIRENIKAYNSQNKADTFYKTLSFDKSWYSLNWTLYQKITFWYSLATFLTSSLIALISALAVFVGVIKSIQANAKQIGILKANGVYSKTIASSYIWYALILVFIPIPIGWMLGTILQVPFVGIFKDYFSLKVEVIEFDWISIIISVIIFGILIGLFSFIVAVININKPVLEVINHTKKWSKPKITDWLSKYLFKRLKFNTLLMLKLTESGKKPFSLLLILLFIATLFTSVGIAIPSIAIHTKDTYFKNINYNNEYQIFNNVTNTPLGKDVINLWNGHQNLDNSYKTIKTTHQNISYYDDPNSYTLSVQNSSILPNLIYKINNKDANKAEILTPYKSFIKNYLESGISDLYTNLLDWAVYQLSIANSRSILIGNIEQLYAYILNDADLNKHFENDKAKLDFLNITTQPLTQFVSRILEVVFDSKVQKDTDWKEKILNLVLGYAPPFIKSYLTNDSRKTQLAFGFQSQNVISKKDQLATSFIPFLNNKKANYQILGLDKTQNSFKIEQNLKEQVFLSNSDIQNIYQIINSPYTNNGTDLVSNKTKQILYNRKTNTLIVPTILNQTLSQNSKYNQNILENISSKNYQLMYKTKSNDFKVLPKQAWLYDDSDYLQTKYVTKHNNWIDQPIQSINTTNNYSSYGYEVVDFNNTKSYYLNPYNLDVNKFTQRQVIDLYSDKLENNNDLSIEKQVDNIVENSPIFGDFVINNSGEIIKSFLRPYYQLRNLKLFIPISNEISWEDFAKYSLGWGNNKEPNDDWKTNLDKNDQKTREYIQPALKKLKSEQVPLSVKNAWNSVLTNNQINEYLEIRPYDFSIEQERRIDKRHIYFAFTNNYEKIKGVLKSSPTIALDNLILNGSALFYRRALGKRQNVPAILKLENSKVNYVNKNLKIKLKNVGVSDIYGKSYAIVDSDLANMIYGYDISRSINYDYKPFDTSKIITKNQLFNTYKTTTWQKQNNLDPWNNTYLKTKDVFNYSPHYYYNTIFSNTSEPLTITSSVSIIPEKRLGLAIIDLLNLSDYKTAISDINFINQTKQLIDQLTKTSIYIAIIIITAIVLSSSLLIILITGIYISQYKSFMIMLRSMGYKNSQIIWYVLGITKIFNILIILLTISIVFVSIIIFNQLFVISNISIPIGTQWWAPLICVVLILFSFFVSIWISTRKIRKTQPNFVLNEIE